A portion of the Sphingobacteriales bacterium genome contains these proteins:
- a CDS encoding LysR family transcriptional regulator, translating to MNISLTQLEYLMAIDTYRHFAKAADACLVTQPTLSMQLKKLEEELHLTLFDRSKQPIIPTDAGKEVIEQARIILREAKKLDHIARHYDNTFEGSLTIGIIPTIAPYLLPYFLGDFIKKYKQIKLVIHELKTDEIILKLNKDEIDVGILATPLHENNLIEEPLYYEEIKVYAHYNHPLTRKKYLEHEDIMRDDIWMLSKGNCFRNQIINICANPIKLNEQLKYESGSIETLKKMVEMEGGFTLLPELAVLELSAKKINQVAEFKKPKPLREVSIVFARSVSKKKFIDVLKKQIIKNMPEELLNKKRGAVVEWK from the coding sequence ATGAACATCTCGCTGACCCAATTGGAATACCTGATGGCAATTGATACGTACCGCCATTTTGCAAAAGCGGCCGACGCCTGTCTGGTGACTCAGCCCACCTTGAGCATGCAGTTGAAAAAACTGGAAGAAGAACTGCACCTTACTCTTTTTGACCGCAGCAAACAGCCTATTATACCGACAGATGCCGGAAAAGAGGTGATTGAACAGGCACGTATCATTCTGCGGGAGGCAAAGAAGCTGGACCATATTGCAAGGCATTACGACAATACCTTTGAAGGAAGCCTGACGATTGGAATCATTCCAACGATTGCACCGTATTTGCTGCCGTATTTTCTGGGGGATTTCATCAAAAAATACAAACAGATTAAACTGGTGATACATGAGCTGAAGACGGATGAAATAATTCTAAAACTCAATAAGGATGAGATTGATGTGGGCATCCTGGCGACTCCGCTGCATGAAAACAACCTGATTGAAGAACCGCTGTATTATGAAGAAATTAAGGTATATGCCCATTACAACCATCCGCTGACCAGGAAAAAATACCTGGAGCATGAGGATATTATGCGGGATGATATCTGGATGCTGTCAAAAGGGAATTGTTTTCGAAACCAGATCATTAATATCTGTGCTAATCCGATAAAGCTGAATGAGCAGCTAAAATATGAAAGCGGTTCTATTGAAACATTAAAGAAAATGGTAGAAATGGAGGGTGGATTTACACTGCTGCCGGAGCTGGCGGTATTGGAATTGTCCGCTAAAAAAATCAATCAGGTCGCCGAATTTAAAAAACCCAAGCCGTTGCGAGAAGTGAGTATCGTGTTTGCCCGAAGCGTATCCAAAAAGAAGTTTATTGATGTGTTGAAAAAACAAATTATAAAGAATATGCCGGAAGAACTGCTGAATAAAAAGCGCGGAGCCGTGGTGGAATGGAAGTGA
- a CDS encoding carboxymuconolactone decarboxylase family protein, with product MHETVQELLADLGIQPEYTNATLQHLAAADSKYLRDLKMNVKSVLTSESLQAKESYLLALAIATNNNNTVLVNAFAAKSKENEASDAEIADAQACASLLAANNVFYRFRHYVEKDFYNNAPARLRMNIMMNPVLGKEFFELASLAVSAVNGCEMCVKSHEQSVLQAGSSEQRIWDAIRLASVITSLSKIVS from the coding sequence ATGCACGAAACAGTACAAGAATTGTTGGCTGATCTTGGTATCCAGCCTGAATATACGAATGCGACCTTGCAGCATCTGGCAGCAGCAGACTCCAAATACCTGCGCGATCTGAAGATGAATGTTAAATCCGTCTTGACGTCAGAATCATTGCAGGCAAAGGAAAGCTATCTGCTGGCTTTGGCGATTGCCACGAATAACAACAATACAGTTCTGGTCAACGCATTTGCTGCAAAGTCGAAAGAAAATGAAGCCTCCGATGCTGAGATTGCAGATGCACAGGCTTGTGCTTCTTTACTGGCGGCCAATAACGTCTTTTATCGTTTTCGGCACTATGTAGAGAAAGACTTTTACAACAATGCACCAGCCAGGCTGCGCATGAATATCATGATGAATCCGGTATTGGGTAAAGAGTTTTTTGAACTGGCGAGTTTGGCGGTAAGTGCCGTGAACGGGTGTGAGATGTGTGTGAAAAGCCACGAACAGTCTGTATTACAAGCAGGCAGCAGTGAACAGCGTATATGGGATGCCATCCGACTGGCCAGTGTAATAACCAGCTTATCTAAAATAGTGTCTTAA
- a CDS encoding RNA polymerase sigma factor: MEQLFVQTINTHQGILHKVCRIYGHTQHDRDDLFQEIVLQLWKAFPSFRNESKITTWMYRIALNTAISGLRKKKIETTGLEKIAIQLEDKATENTDEDLKQLNKAVEQLSDVEKSIVLLYLEDKPYEEIAEITGITANYVAVKMSRIKEKLRTLIKTER; encoded by the coding sequence TTGGAACAACTTTTTGTACAAACCATCAACACGCATCAGGGTATTCTGCATAAAGTATGCAGGATCTATGGCCATACACAGCACGACAGGGATGATTTGTTCCAGGAAATTGTTTTGCAATTATGGAAAGCCTTTCCTTCCTTTCGAAACGAATCCAAAATCACCACCTGGATGTACCGGATTGCGCTAAATACTGCAATATCCGGATTGAGAAAAAAGAAAATTGAAACCACCGGCCTGGAAAAGATAGCCATTCAGCTCGAGGATAAGGCAACGGAAAATACCGATGAAGACTTGAAGCAATTAAACAAGGCTGTAGAGCAATTATCTGATGTCGAAAAATCTATAGTATTGTTATACCTGGAAGATAAGCCGTATGAAGAGATTGCAGAAATTACCGGTATAACCGCCAATTACGTAGCGGTTAAGATGAGCCGCATTAAGGAAAAATTGAGAACACTTATAAAAACAGAGCGATGA
- a CDS encoding PKD domain-containing protein yields the protein MKTIYRIVFLAFVLQAVNSFAVCNFTIDKTTVCAGDVVTIRLNQPYAKYHNIIVYKGTYPIGSVAVKPTDYSVLLPYDPTKDNEIKITFRGSTVVQQFRIYLAESNDDFNQIPQIPCNGGQLITVNPSPDPFLTEPNNFVFCGSTTSETVNITNASNTMGINTNYTINWGDGSPVVNTASFNAPLSHLYAPGSYTITYTVTGNTPAPCNAATKKYNVLIGKAPTLAIIPSNPTVCVPASYKLPISLTQTTGVNSASTLYKIFVNGELDTIYNNSNLPDTIRYSFTKGSCGSVSKDCNNDNNFSVRIYAVNECDVTDVAQCFLVLDSVRPKIGGKDTVCVGDLEQYRNLDQFSRDRLCNEPKKTWTVVPGSGFNTGTPLGTPTFNNLNITFTQTGIYRINLGVIGECNTKDTFKDIVVVDKIKALAAFTSPPCIPPSGFIDVPITNLSTKRPSARGYTWSVTPSAGTTILPNPNADSVTIRFTISGSYTVRLQVDGACNPSIWDSVLVIKGKPAIDTSKIPEGCSLPFVLNNPANFFTFTNGGDPNATFTWTFNSGNPASSSQQNPGSVTYNGPGTFPITLRIQAQCGDSTLSNQITVNNFPKPNAGPDISVCKFAAPVRLTANPAGGIWRGRGITDSIQGIFNSGAVPTGTYSIIYILNPASTCPTYDTIQIRVLEIVGLTAGPDQTICKSTGTLQLTSDPLFPGGNWTGPGVVNSTLGTFDPTGLAPGNYQVGYVFRDPSGACSDSAFKRVTIFDSVRISTPPDLCVNQPFNFGSIVGNITSAIWKFGDGTPDGFIINPSHIYAAPGTYTVTLFAETADRCKDTIRFPVNVVTNPPLSFIVNPDSTCTGTNISFTFPAGHDTATQYLWDFGISSLQSDLPDPQTISFPKPLLRDTNYIVTLRADYNCGPSFFTDTIKVKASPKANFGVQNIGCSPFQPILANISYGSPTAYLWNFGNGQTTTQANPVAPTYVNTTRRDTTFTISLKAVNSCDADSISKTITVKGNDIFARYFTNINQGCQPLTVDFFNISTPGAEIIWDFGDGTSAYADQVSHVYDSAGVFRAKILVIGDCGRDSFITTINVFGTPKPEFDVLTPCVGTEAQFINRTTNGNSYIWDFGDGAQSTRPNPTHVYSAVGVYTVKLIVANSRPCVDSIIKQVRVSVTPKAGFNVTNPSICEEEPTVFINSSTDATAFSWNFGNAESSASPAPNYTYPNPGVYTVSLTAINGDCRDSLTRVAAVEIYPKPIADFLYEFTGDGFNAPVIFTNTTVFGTNFFWNFGDGDSSRVTDPTHLYSGEGPYRVTLFAVSNKGCKDTVSKALGVDYSGQLYVPNVFAPEVGVGESAIWKPKGLSMKEYRVEVFSTYGQLLWESSLLENGQPTEGWDGRFKGTLLPQDIYVWKIRAIFTDGKAWEGMKDPKTGKTAIMGSLLLLR from the coding sequence ATGAAGACTATTTATAGAATCGTGTTTCTGGCCTTTGTTTTACAGGCTGTAAATAGTTTCGCCGTATGTAATTTTACGATAGACAAAACCACCGTTTGCGCGGGGGATGTGGTTACCATCCGGCTGAATCAACCTTATGCCAAATACCACAACATCATTGTTTACAAAGGTACGTATCCAATAGGTTCAGTGGCCGTAAAACCGACTGATTACAGTGTCTTGTTGCCCTATGACCCTACAAAGGACAACGAAATAAAGATTACATTCAGGGGTTCTACCGTTGTCCAGCAGTTCAGGATCTATTTGGCGGAAAGCAATGATGATTTCAACCAGATTCCACAGATTCCCTGCAATGGCGGACAATTAATCACCGTCAATCCCTCTCCCGATCCGTTTCTGACTGAACCAAATAATTTCGTTTTTTGCGGCTCTACCACATCCGAGACGGTTAATATTACCAATGCGTCCAACACAATGGGCATCAACACCAATTATACCATAAACTGGGGAGACGGAAGTCCTGTCGTAAATACTGCATCATTCAATGCCCCCCTTTCACATCTGTATGCTCCGGGAAGTTATACCATCACCTATACTGTAACCGGCAATACACCGGCACCCTGTAATGCTGCCACCAAAAAATACAATGTGCTGATAGGAAAGGCGCCAACACTGGCAATCATTCCATCCAACCCGACGGTTTGTGTTCCGGCAAGTTATAAATTACCTATTTCGCTCACACAAACAACGGGTGTGAATTCTGCCAGTACATTATATAAAATTTTTGTAAACGGCGAGTTGGATACGATTTACAATAATTCCAACCTTCCCGATACCATACGTTACAGTTTCACGAAAGGAAGTTGCGGTTCTGTTTCCAAAGACTGTAACAACGACAATAACTTTTCAGTCCGGATTTATGCAGTGAACGAATGTGATGTAACGGATGTTGCTCAATGTTTTTTGGTACTGGACAGTGTGAGGCCGAAAATAGGCGGTAAGGATACAGTATGTGTCGGTGACCTGGAACAATACAGAAACTTAGATCAGTTCAGCCGTGACAGGTTGTGTAATGAACCGAAGAAAACCTGGACAGTTGTTCCGGGAAGTGGTTTTAATACCGGAACACCTCTGGGCACACCAACTTTTAATAACCTGAATATCACCTTCACCCAAACCGGTATATACCGTATAAACCTGGGTGTTATCGGGGAGTGTAACACCAAAGACACCTTTAAGGATATTGTAGTCGTTGATAAAATTAAGGCATTGGCCGCATTCACCTCACCGCCCTGTATTCCGCCCAGCGGATTTATTGATGTACCGATTACCAATCTTTCCACGAAGCGGCCATCTGCCCGCGGTTATACCTGGTCAGTAACTCCATCGGCGGGAACAACCATACTCCCGAATCCTAACGCAGACAGCGTAACGATTCGATTCACCATTTCCGGTTCTTACACGGTGCGGTTACAGGTAGACGGCGCATGTAATCCTTCCATATGGGACAGTGTATTGGTTATTAAAGGAAAACCGGCCATAGATACATCAAAAATCCCTGAAGGTTGTTCTCTCCCCTTTGTTTTGAATAATCCTGCAAACTTCTTCACATTCACAAACGGAGGTGATCCCAATGCCACCTTTACCTGGACATTCAACAGTGGAAATCCGGCTTCTTCTTCACAGCAAAATCCGGGAAGTGTCACTTATAACGGCCCGGGTACTTTTCCGATTACGCTCCGTATTCAGGCGCAATGCGGTGATTCCACCTTGTCCAACCAGATTACCGTGAATAATTTTCCCAAGCCGAATGCAGGCCCGGACATTTCAGTCTGCAAGTTTGCAGCACCTGTGCGCTTAACCGCCAACCCTGCAGGAGGAATCTGGAGAGGACGGGGAATAACCGATTCCATTCAGGGGATATTCAATTCCGGAGCGGTGCCGACAGGAACCTATTCGATTATTTATATACTCAACCCGGCAAGCACCTGTCCGACCTATGATACCATACAGATAAGGGTATTGGAAATAGTAGGATTGACAGCCGGGCCAGACCAGACAATCTGTAAATCAACAGGAACCCTGCAGCTGACCTCAGACCCATTGTTTCCGGGTGGAAACTGGACAGGTCCGGGTGTGGTGAACTCCACCTTAGGTACCTTTGACCCCACCGGACTGGCTCCCGGCAATTATCAGGTTGGCTATGTTTTCAGGGACCCTTCCGGGGCCTGCAGTGACAGCGCATTCAAACGTGTAACCATATTTGACAGTGTTCGTATTTCAACACCTCCGGATTTATGCGTTAACCAACCTTTCAATTTCGGAAGTATCGTTGGAAATATAACCTCTGCCATCTGGAAGTTTGGAGACGGCACACCGGATGGTTTCATCATTAATCCATCCCACATATATGCCGCCCCGGGTACTTATACGGTCACTCTATTTGCTGAAACTGCTGACAGGTGTAAAGACACCATCCGATTCCCGGTGAATGTTGTTACCAATCCTCCGCTAAGTTTCATCGTCAATCCGGACAGCACCTGTACAGGTACTAATATATCATTCACTTTTCCCGCAGGACATGATACTGCAACACAATATTTGTGGGATTTTGGCATTTCTTCGCTGCAATCCGACCTTCCGGATCCACAGACAATTTCATTCCCTAAGCCATTATTAAGAGATACCAATTATATAGTAACGCTACGTGCAGATTATAACTGCGGACCATCCTTCTTTACCGATACTATCAAAGTAAAAGCATCGCCGAAGGCAAACTTTGGTGTTCAGAATATAGGGTGCTCCCCATTTCAGCCAATACTCGCAAACATATCTTATGGTTCTCCTACAGCCTATCTTTGGAATTTTGGCAATGGACAAACCACCACACAAGCCAATCCTGTTGCTCCGACTTATGTAAATACTACTCGCAGGGATACCACATTTACAATCAGCCTGAAAGCGGTGAATAGCTGTGACGCAGATAGTATAAGCAAAACCATTACGGTCAAAGGCAACGATATCTTTGCCAGGTATTTCACGAATATCAATCAGGGATGCCAGCCACTGACCGTTGATTTCTTTAATATTTCCACACCGGGCGCTGAAATTATCTGGGATTTTGGTGACGGCACTTCCGCTTATGCCGATCAGGTGTCTCACGTATACGACAGCGCAGGTGTATTCCGTGCTAAGATATTGGTTATCGGGGATTGCGGCAGGGATTCATTTATCACGACCATCAATGTTTTCGGTACACCTAAACCTGAATTTGATGTGCTGACGCCATGTGTGGGTACAGAAGCGCAGTTTATCAATAGAACCACGAATGGAAACAGTTATATCTGGGATTTTGGTGATGGAGCGCAATCCACCAGGCCTAACCCAACCCATGTTTACAGTGCGGTGGGGGTGTATACGGTAAAACTAATTGTTGCCAACAGCCGTCCGTGTGTTGATTCTATCATAAAACAGGTGCGGGTTTCTGTAACCCCAAAAGCGGGATTCAATGTAACCAATCCAAGTATCTGTGAAGAAGAGCCGACTGTTTTTATCAACAGTTCGACAGACGCCACCGCATTCAGCTGGAATTTCGGGAATGCAGAATCCTCCGCGTCTCCTGCACCGAATTATACCTATCCCAATCCGGGAGTTTATACTGTTTCACTAACGGCTATCAATGGTGATTGCAGAGACAGCTTGACACGTGTGGCAGCTGTAGAGATATATCCGAAACCGATAGCTGACTTTCTGTATGAATTTACCGGAGACGGATTTAATGCACCCGTTATTTTTACCAATACGACCGTTTTCGGGACAAATTTCTTTTGGAATTTTGGCGATGGCGACTCTTCACGCGTAACAGATCCAACTCATCTATACAGCGGAGAAGGACCTTATCGGGTCACCCTATTTGCCGTAAGCAATAAGGGCTGTAAAGATACCGTCTCAAAAGCATTGGGGGTCGATTATTCAGGACAGTTGTATGTTCCGAATGTCTTTGCTCCGGAAGTGGGCGTGGGCGAATCGGCCATCTGGAAACCAAAAGGATTGAGCATGAAAGAATACCGTGTGGAGGTATTTTCTACCTACGGTCAACTGTTGTGGGAGTCTAGTCTGTTAGAGAACGGACAACCGACAGAAGGTTGGGACGGCAGATTCAAAGGCACCTTGCTGCCACAAGATATTTACGTCTGGAAAATACGCGCCATCTTTACAGACGGAAAAGCATGGGAAGGAATGAAAGATCCGAAAACCGGCAAGACCGCTATCATGGGTTCCCTGTTGTTATTAAGATAA
- a CDS encoding DNA starvation/stationary phase protection protein — MSKSKSFTQIGLDRRQSEALAAELNKLLANFQLYYQNARGLHWNIKGKHFFELHVKFEEIYNDAQLKIDLVAERILTLGFTPLHTFTDYLKNSSIRAGKDISDAKTAVELIVSSLQTVVVLERSILKTAEKLEDEGTITMLTDFITQQEKEIWMYASWLRN, encoded by the coding sequence ATGAGCAAATCGAAAAGTTTCACTCAAATAGGTCTGGACAGGAGGCAATCAGAAGCCTTGGCTGCTGAATTGAACAAACTGCTGGCCAATTTCCAACTGTACTACCAAAATGCACGCGGGTTGCATTGGAACATTAAAGGCAAGCATTTTTTCGAACTGCATGTGAAATTCGAAGAAATCTACAATGACGCGCAGCTGAAAATTGATTTGGTGGCAGAACGAATACTGACCTTAGGTTTCACCCCCTTGCATACGTTTACGGATTATTTAAAAAATTCTTCCATCCGGGCGGGAAAAGACATCTCGGATGCTAAGACGGCAGTTGAATTGATTGTAAGCAGCCTGCAAACAGTTGTTGTGCTGGAGCGGTCAATTCTGAAAACGGCAGAAAAACTTGAAGACGAAGGTACCATTACGATGTTGACGGATTTTATCACCCAACAGGAAAAAGAAATCTGGATGTATGCATCGTGGTTAAGGAACTAA
- a CDS encoding type III pantothenate kinase, with translation MNLAVDIGNTRTKMGVFDQSALSTVFTFDTSESAVLKDMMDGFDIQRVIISSTIDLPDYLSGITLKAEKNIILSETTPLPFLNQYASKNSLGKDRLALVAAAHARFPHQNNLVIGCGTCITFNFINNRDEFLGGSIHPGLKMRLLAMHTFTGKLPLIELENKAELIGNDTKTNLLSGVLLAASKEIDGMIDEYLVKFPQMNIIITGGDADLLVSRLKKEIFAIPNLTLMGLNHILEYNA, from the coding sequence ATGAATTTAGCAGTTGACATAGGCAATACGCGCACCAAGATGGGTGTTTTTGACCAATCAGCATTGTCGACGGTGTTTACTTTCGATACATCCGAATCTGCCGTTCTGAAAGACATGATGGATGGATTTGATATACAGAGGGTCATCATTTCCAGCACCATCGATCTGCCGGATTATCTTTCAGGCATCACCTTGAAGGCCGAAAAGAATATTATTCTGAGCGAGACTACACCACTCCCCTTTTTGAATCAATATGCCAGTAAAAATTCTTTGGGGAAAGACCGGTTGGCGCTGGTTGCTGCCGCACATGCCCGGTTTCCGCATCAAAATAACCTGGTGATAGGTTGCGGCACCTGCATTACCTTCAATTTTATCAATAATCGGGATGAATTCCTGGGAGGAAGTATTCATCCCGGATTGAAAATGAGACTGCTGGCGATGCATACATTTACCGGAAAATTGCCTTTAATAGAATTGGAAAACAAGGCCGAACTGATTGGAAATGATACTAAAACCAACCTGCTTTCCGGCGTTTTGCTGGCTGCGTCCAAAGAAATAGACGGAATGATAGATGAATATTTAGTTAAATTTCCTCAAATGAACATTATTATTACCGGCGGAGATGCTGATTTGTTGGTTTCTCGGCTTAAAAAGGAGATATTTGCCATTCCCAATTTAACACTTATGGGGCTCAATCATATATTGGAATACAATGCGTAA
- a CDS encoding peroxiredoxin codes for MALATVGQKFPRFEKTSVVSLEKGKEFQTLSNDVHEKDGKWLVIFFWPKDFTFVCPTEIAEFGKHVGDFKDRDAVLLGASTDSEFVHHAWRVHHDDLRDLKFPMVADTSKSLSRELGILTEGEEVCYRATFIVDPQGTIRWVSVYDLSVGRSVKEVLRVLDALQTDELCPCNWEKGQATLS; via the coding sequence ATGGCATTAGCAACAGTAGGACAAAAGTTCCCGCGATTTGAGAAAACTTCCGTAGTAAGTTTAGAAAAAGGAAAAGAGTTTCAAACACTTTCCAACGACGTTCATGAGAAAGACGGAAAATGGCTGGTGATCTTCTTTTGGCCAAAAGATTTCACGTTTGTTTGCCCGACAGAGATTGCTGAATTCGGCAAACACGTTGGTGACTTTAAAGACAGAGACGCAGTATTATTAGGCGCATCTACCGATTCAGAATTCGTACACCACGCATGGCGCGTACACCACGATGACTTGCGTGACCTGAAATTCCCGATGGTAGCCGACACGTCCAAATCACTTTCCCGTGAACTGGGTATATTAACAGAAGGCGAAGAAGTGTGCTACCGAGCAACCTTCATCGTTGACCCGCAAGGTACTATCCGTTGGGTAAGCGTTTACGACTTATCTGTGGGCAGAAGCGTAAAAGAAGTTCTCCGCGTTTTAGACGCATTACAAACGGATGAATTGTGCCCATGTAACTGGGAAAAAGGACAAGCAACGCTTTCGTAG
- a CDS encoding amidohydrolase family protein, with amino-acid sequence MYRKISADIIFPVTAAPIKDGVVVMNEQGKVTDISTRDKFDSAELEIYQGIIVPGFINAHCHLELSHLKGITQTGTGLIDFIAQVIKNRNHSQEIIQEAIVREEQNMLERGIVAVGDISNTTDTFIQKQKSRLHYYTFVEYFDLFQEADTNKILQQYDAVFDSLKADTFNKKSKVPHAPYSVSQKLFDALKNSCDHLTISIHNQETPPENELFLSKRGGFISFYERIGFSAKDIPVFGMPSIYYALEYLKKENRNLFVHNTLTTIDDINAAHARLGREQVFWATCPNANLYIENRLPEYKKFMEAHATVCIGTDSLTSNWQLNILEEMKTILKYQSYLDFESVLQWATINGAKALGFENELGSIEVGKIPGLVWIQDMENNKLTDKSIAVKL; translated from the coding sequence ATGTACCGTAAGATTTCTGCCGATATCATCTTTCCCGTTACTGCTGCACCTATAAAAGACGGAGTGGTGGTGATGAATGAACAGGGCAAGGTTACAGACATTTCCACACGGGATAAATTTGATTCTGCGGAGTTGGAGATATATCAGGGGATTATTGTTCCCGGTTTTATCAATGCACATTGTCATCTTGAATTATCACACCTGAAAGGTATCACACAAACCGGCACCGGCCTGATTGATTTCATTGCACAAGTCATTAAGAACAGAAACCATTCGCAGGAAATTATACAGGAAGCAATAGTAAGGGAAGAACAAAATATGCTGGAAAGGGGGATAGTTGCCGTCGGCGACATTTCCAATACAACAGATACGTTTATACAGAAACAAAAAAGCAGGTTGCATTATTACACATTTGTAGAGTATTTTGATTTATTCCAGGAGGCGGATACGAACAAAATTCTTCAGCAATACGATGCAGTATTTGACAGCTTAAAGGCCGATACATTTAATAAAAAATCGAAGGTGCCGCACGCACCGTATTCCGTTTCGCAAAAACTGTTTGATGCACTGAAAAACAGCTGTGACCACCTTACCATCTCCATTCACAACCAGGAGACACCGCCGGAGAACGAGCTTTTTTTAAGTAAAAGAGGAGGCTTTATTTCTTTTTATGAGAGAATAGGTTTTAGTGCAAAGGATATTCCTGTATTCGGAATGCCTTCGATTTATTATGCTTTGGAATACCTGAAAAAAGAGAACAGGAATTTATTCGTGCACAATACACTAACTACAATCGATGATATTAATGCTGCGCATGCGCGGCTGGGAAGAGAGCAGGTTTTTTGGGCAACATGCCCCAATGCCAATTTATATATTGAGAACCGCCTGCCGGAATATAAGAAGTTTATGGAGGCTCATGCGACGGTGTGTATCGGGACGGACAGTCTCACTTCCAACTGGCAATTGAATATTTTGGAAGAGATGAAAACCATTTTAAAATATCAGTCGTACCTTGATTTTGAATCGGTACTGCAATGGGCAACGATCAATGGTGCCAAAGCGCTTGGTTTTGAAAACGAGTTGGGGAGTATTGAGGTAGGAAAAATACCAGGACTGGTATGGATACAGGATATGGAAAATAATAAATTAACGGACAAATCCATTGCCGTCAAATTGTAA
- the rlmN gene encoding 23S rRNA (adenine(2503)-C(2))-methyltransferase RlmN codes for MEKKTDIRQLSKEELIARLEHLGEKPFRARQIYGWIWKKSAVHFDEMTNLSKELREKLDTHFVIHPVAVYKVQKSNDGTIKSAFQLYDKHLIEGVLIPTEDRATACVSSQVGCSLTCSFCATGYLKRERNLEVAEIYDQVVLINRQAQESIGRRLSNIVFMGMGEPLLNYGNVMKAIDKITSEEGLNMAAKRITVSTAGVAKMIKKLADDGVRFNLALSLHAADDVKRNTIMPINEQNNIEALIGALQYFQSKCKGEVTFEYILLAGVNDTLEDAKNLEVLCKRLNDVKVNVIEYNKIDNADFHKSTVETREKFIDYLTKHKVIAHVRKSRGKDIDAACGQLANKN; via the coding sequence TTGGAAAAGAAAACGGACATACGACAATTATCCAAAGAGGAACTGATTGCCCGGCTGGAGCATTTGGGAGAGAAGCCGTTTCGTGCCAGACAGATTTACGGGTGGATCTGGAAAAAAAGCGCCGTACATTTTGATGAAATGACCAACCTCTCCAAAGAATTAAGAGAAAAACTGGATACCCATTTTGTTATTCATCCGGTTGCCGTTTACAAAGTACAGAAATCGAATGATGGGACCATAAAGTCTGCCTTCCAGCTTTATGATAAACACTTAATCGAAGGTGTCCTAATTCCAACGGAAGACCGGGCTACCGCCTGTGTGTCCTCTCAGGTAGGCTGCAGTCTGACTTGTTCTTTTTGCGCCACCGGCTACCTGAAAAGAGAGCGCAACCTGGAGGTTGCCGAAATCTATGACCAGGTGGTATTAATCAACCGGCAGGCACAGGAGAGTATCGGCAGAAGATTATCCAACATCGTATTCATGGGCATGGGCGAACCGCTCCTGAATTACGGCAATGTGATGAAAGCCATTGATAAAATTACCTCGGAAGAGGGCCTGAATATGGCGGCAAAACGCATTACCGTTTCTACAGCAGGTGTCGCCAAGATGATAAAAAAACTGGCCGACGATGGCGTCCGGTTTAATCTGGCATTATCCCTTCACGCAGCCGATGATGTCAAACGCAACACCATCATGCCTATCAACGAGCAGAATAACATTGAAGCGCTGATAGGGGCTTTGCAGTATTTCCAATCCAAATGCAAAGGAGAGGTGACATTTGAATATATCTTATTAGCCGGTGTGAATGACACCCTGGAAGACGCCAAGAACCTGGAAGTCTTGTGCAAACGGCTGAATGACGTAAAAGTCAATGTGATTGAATACAACAAGATTGACAACGCTGACTTTCACAAATCCACGGTGGAAACGAGGGAGAAATTTATTGACTATCTCACCAAACATAAGGTCATCGCCCATGTGCGCAAAAGCCGCGGAAAAGATATCGATGCCGCCTGCGGACAGCTCGCCAATAAAAATTAA